The segment TTTCCCTCGATGAGGTACGAGACCACGGTAAACGGCGCCCCCGCAAATCCGATGAGAGGGATGTGGGGATGGAGTCCCGACCGGGCTTTCTTCACCGCTTCGCACACAAACACCATTTCCTTCGCGGGACTGAATTCCCGTATGGCATCCACATCCTCGGACGTCCGCACGGGGCGATGAATGACCGGTCCCTCGCCGCGGGCGAATTCCAGTCCGACGCCCATCGGCTCGACGATGAGAAGAATGTCCGAAAAAATGATGGCCGCGTCCACGCCCAACTTCTCCACGGCTTGAATCGTCACCTCGGCGGCCAGGTCGGGCGTCTTGCACAACTCCAAAAACTTCACCCGGCGGCGCATCTCCCGGTACTCCTTCATGTACCGGCCGGCCTGGCGCATGATCCAGATCGGCGTCGTTGGAGCGGCCTCGCACCGGCACGCCTTCATGAAAGGGCTGTCCTTCCACAACGCTGCATCCTGCACGAGCGGCCTTCGAACCGGTCGCGACTCCAGCCACTGATCCCTCTCGGCGGCCCCGCGGCGTTTCGCTTCCACAAGTGGGACGCATTTCTGAGCCACCTCGCGCACGAAGAGGCCGATCTTGCCCCGCTCCGCCTGGAGATCGATCGACAGCCCTCGCTCGCGAAGCGCGTCGGAAGTCACGGGGCCTATCGAAGCGATCACCACGCTCTCCAGCGATTCTCGCAGCGATTCTTCGAGCCCGTCCTCCGCTGCCACTTGCAGGAGATGCTCGACTTGCGCCGCATTCGTAAACAGCGCCACGTCCATTTCATTCTCACAGATTTTCGAGACCACTTCGCGAAGCGCTGAACAATCCTCCGGAAGGGCCCAGCGGTACACCGGCACCCTCATGACGTGCGCCCCCCGTTTCTTGAGCTCGTCGAGCAGGTCCGAATTCGGAAGACCGTATTCCTGGACGGCCACCTTCTTCCCGTTCAGGTTTGTTCCGCGATCCACCTCGGCCAAAATCTCCCGCCAAGTGTTCGGCTCGGGAGCCGCGATCGCCGGGGTCAGCCCCAATTCGCGCAACGCGGCAATGGGTTTGGGACCCCGGGCGATGAGAGTCGCTTTGGAAAGCGCTCCCACCATCTTGTCACGAGGGATTCGCTTCTCCAGAACCTGGACGAGCGTCCGCGTGCCCACGCCGGTCAGGAGGACTACGACGTCGATCTTCCCCGCAAGGAGTCGATCGGCGAATTCAAACGCCGAGGAGTTGGCTTCGAGGGGGACTTCGCGCATTGAGGGAG is part of the Nitrospirota bacterium genome and harbors:
- the hemE gene encoding uroporphyrinogen decarboxylase is translated as MLPVKDSEMFSGQRVAAFESRMAFEMTQLIRNFGGAPFVAPSMREVPLEANSSAFEFADRLLAGKIDVVVLLTGVGTRTLVQVLEKRIPRDKMVGALSKATLIARGPKPIAALRELGLTPAIAAPEPNTWREILAEVDRGTNLNGKKVAVQEYGLPNSDLLDELKKRGAHVMRVPVYRWALPEDCSALREVVSKICENEMDVALFTNAAQVEHLLQVAAEDGLEESLRESLESVVIASIGPVTSDALRERGLSIDLQAERGKIGLFVREVAQKCVPLVEAKRRGAAERDQWLESRPVRRPLVQDAALWKDSPFMKACRCEAAPTTPIWIMRQAGRYMKEYREMRRRVKFLELCKTPDLAAEVTIQAVEKLGVDAAIIFSDILLIVEPMGVGLEFARGEGPVIHRPVRTSEDVDAIREFSPAKEMVFVCEAVKKARSGLHPHIPLIGFAGAPFTVVSYLIEGKASRDYLHTKSLMYRDPGAWNALMGKVTEATGAYVNAQIEAGAQVVQIFDSWVGCLSPDDYREYILPHMKRLMARITAAPVIHFGTGTAALLELMRDAGGQVIGLDWRVRLDDGWKRVGPIGVQGNLDPLVLLADRETIRKKTKEVMRQAGGRPGHIFNLGHGVLPQTPVDNVRALVDMVHEMGRSQ